The following are from one region of the Pelagibius sp. CAU 1746 genome:
- a CDS encoding CHASE2 domain-containing protein — MRPLRLSAGAAGWVKRGIVWLALCAVVLLRFADPEPLPTFRNAFFDFAQGLIPADPAASQPPLTIVDIDEASLAAVGQWPWPRDTLGDLVSAIGAHRPRVLGINIIFPEPDRLSPENLLQRFPMDAPLRESLAELPSNDAVFAFSLNQVPAVLGAAVTEGAASPSSVSELSAPVLLRLGQQGAAEIRRYPGLLRNLPILEQASQGIGVVSLEYSGDGVVRRMPIVMLVGDSVVPSFAVEVVRVAKQVPAISVEIEGPGISSVTLGDLVIRTAFSGEVWLHEVRLEAIDRVSAVTLLRGEADASRLEGRVVLLGATGSGLSHGFVTPSGAAMAAIDVQAAFVQNLLSDSYLLRPPFIAFWETSLTAALFLGFLAAVGRLPGYVSLLSLAAVLMLLFGGALYAFDRHGLLVDPTYPFFIFAMTYVVMTALGMVEAQRQRRRSEQEREMALILAEAANRSKTSFLANMSHELRTPLNAILGFSEMMKREILGPVSPPKYRDYVQDIHHMGMHLLSLVNDILEMSKVEAGESQLSESEFQVGEVVDDGIRTVSAAFRDHSTTIVLDHQSVLPSLCADRRMFTQMVLNLMSNAVKYTPKSGRVRVVGVLAENGCFRLSVSDTGIGMTDQEVVEAFEPFRRVDHALASNFEGIGLGLPLTKAMVEMHGGKLEIASISNHGTTATLVFPAERVRGPSERQRERA; from the coding sequence ATGAGACCCTTGAGACTGTCGGCAGGTGCGGCCGGGTGGGTCAAACGGGGCATCGTTTGGCTGGCGCTCTGCGCGGTGGTCTTGCTGCGGTTCGCCGATCCCGAGCCCTTGCCCACCTTTCGCAACGCCTTCTTCGATTTTGCACAGGGTTTGATTCCGGCGGATCCGGCCGCCTCGCAGCCGCCGCTCACCATCGTCGACATTGACGAAGCCAGTTTGGCCGCCGTCGGTCAATGGCCGTGGCCGCGCGACACCCTCGGCGATCTGGTGAGTGCCATCGGCGCCCACCGCCCGCGTGTGCTCGGAATCAATATCATTTTCCCGGAGCCGGATCGCCTGTCGCCGGAGAACCTGCTGCAGCGCTTTCCCATGGACGCACCGCTGCGCGAGAGCTTGGCGGAGTTGCCGTCCAACGATGCGGTCTTCGCCTTCAGCCTCAACCAAGTGCCGGCGGTGTTGGGGGCGGCGGTGACGGAGGGCGCCGCGTCGCCCAGCAGCGTCTCGGAATTGAGCGCCCCGGTCCTGCTGCGCCTCGGCCAGCAGGGTGCCGCGGAGATTCGCCGCTACCCCGGATTGCTCCGCAATCTGCCGATCCTGGAGCAGGCGAGCCAGGGGATTGGCGTGGTAAGCTTGGAGTACTCCGGCGACGGTGTGGTGCGCCGTATGCCGATCGTCATGCTGGTCGGGGATTCCGTGGTTCCCAGCTTCGCGGTCGAGGTGGTGCGCGTGGCCAAGCAGGTGCCCGCTATCTCCGTGGAGATCGAAGGCCCGGGAATATCCAGCGTCACTCTGGGCGATCTGGTCATCCGCACGGCGTTTTCCGGCGAGGTCTGGCTGCATGAGGTGCGTTTGGAGGCCATCGACCGCGTGTCGGCGGTGACGCTGCTGCGCGGTGAGGCGGATGCGTCCCGGCTGGAAGGGCGCGTCGTCCTGCTGGGCGCCACCGGCAGCGGACTTTCGCACGGCTTCGTCACTCCCAGCGGTGCGGCGATGGCGGCCATCGATGTGCAGGCGGCCTTCGTTCAAAACCTGCTGTCGGACTCCTATCTGCTGCGCCCGCCGTTTATCGCGTTCTGGGAGACATCGCTGACGGCGGCCTTGTTTCTTGGGTTCCTCGCCGCAGTCGGGCGGCTGCCGGGCTACGTCAGTCTGCTGTCGCTGGCCGCGGTGCTGATGCTGTTGTTCGGCGGAGCCTTGTACGCGTTTGACCGGCATGGCCTGCTTGTCGATCCGACATATCCCTTCTTTATCTTTGCCATGACCTATGTGGTCATGACCGCTCTCGGCATGGTCGAAGCGCAGCGCCAGCGCCGGCGCAGCGAGCAGGAGCGGGAAATGGCGCTGATCCTTGCGGAAGCCGCCAACCGGTCCAAGACCAGCTTCCTGGCCAACATGAGCCACGAGCTGCGCACGCCGCTGAATGCCATTCTCGGTTTCTCGGAAATGATGAAGCGGGAGATCCTTGGGCCGGTCTCGCCGCCCAAATACCGCGACTACGTCCAGGACATTCACCACATGGGCATGCATCTGCTGTCGCTGGTGAACGACATCCTGGAGATGTCGAAAGTGGAGGCGGGCGAGAGTCAACTCAGCGAGAGCGAGTTTCAGGTGGGCGAAGTGGTCGATGACGGCATCCGCACCGTGTCTGCGGCCTTCCGCGATCACAGTACGACCATCGTGCTCGACCACCAATCGGTCTTGCCGAGCCTCTGCGCCGATCGGCGGATGTTCACCCAGATGGTGTTGAACCTTATGTCGAACGCCGTCAAGTACACGCCGAAGAGTGGGCGTGTCCGGGTGGTTGGCGTCTTGGCGGAGAACGGCTGCTTCCGCCTTTCGGTCTCCGACACCGGGATCGGCATGACCGATCAGGAAGTTGTTGAAGCCTTCGAGCCCTTCCGCCGGGTCGATCATGCCCTGGCGTCAAACTTCGAAGGTATCGGATTAGGATTGCCCCTGACCAAGGCGATGGTCGAAATGCACGGCGGCAAGCTGGAGATCGCCAGCATCAGCAACCACGGCACCACGGCGACCTTGGTGTTCCCGGCCGAACGGGTGCGTGGCCCATCTGAACGACAGAGGGAAAGGGCGTAA
- a CDS encoding FecR domain-containing protein: protein MDSETYIDHRRVAFARAGAAALLCIAILLGGAGRAQAQQDQVALVKVVDGQAFALRADQRSELGIGAPIFVQDVVETEAGSIGLTFKDGSRISIGPNSRVQFTQFDFTPTEGRLAFIIDIFRGTLHYISGVIAKLSPDAVQVRTPVATVAVRGTRFLVEVEGD from the coding sequence ATGGACAGCGAGACATACATCGACCACCGAAGGGTGGCGTTCGCCAGGGCGGGGGCGGCGGCTCTGCTCTGCATCGCCATCCTTCTTGGCGGGGCAGGGCGCGCGCAGGCACAGCAGGACCAGGTTGCGCTGGTAAAGGTCGTCGACGGCCAGGCCTTCGCGCTCCGCGCCGACCAGCGTAGCGAGTTGGGCATCGGTGCGCCGATCTTCGTTCAGGACGTGGTGGAGACCGAAGCCGGCTCTATCGGCCTGACCTTCAAGGACGGTTCGCGGATCTCCATAGGGCCCAATTCCCGCGTCCAGTTCACGCAATTCGATTTCACGCCAACCGAGGGGCGGTTAGCCTTCATCATCGATATCTTCCGCGGCACGCTGCATTACATTTCGGGCGTCATCGCCAAGCTGTCGCCGGATGCGGTTCAGGTGCGCACTCCGGTCGCCACCGTCGCGGTGCGCGGGACGCGCTTCCTGGTCGAAGTGGAGGGAGACTGA
- a CDS encoding OmpA family protein — protein sequence MLKFLMIPLLLIGLAACAGGNRFVLLEEEDGSTGAITVRNEAGSRTVSEAGTVTQVASAQAAPSEPEAISQEEIDKTWGATLQANPLKPRSFLIYFITGTDILTEQSRRQLPDILDSIKEYPAPEVAIIGHTDTVGSAARNAQLARDRAAAIRDVLIGEGLDRNLIEVDSHGESNLLVATPNDTDEPRNRRVEVTVR from the coding sequence ATGTTGAAATTTCTGATGATCCCGCTGCTGTTGATCGGCCTGGCCGCCTGCGCCGGCGGCAACCGCTTCGTCCTGCTGGAGGAGGAGGACGGCAGCACCGGCGCCATTACCGTGCGGAACGAGGCCGGCTCCCGGACCGTCAGCGAGGCGGGCACCGTCACGCAGGTTGCCAGCGCCCAAGCGGCGCCCTCCGAGCCGGAGGCGATCAGCCAGGAAGAAATCGACAAGACTTGGGGAGCGACACTGCAGGCCAATCCGCTGAAGCCGCGCAGCTTCCTGATCTACTTCATCACCGGTACGGATATCCTGACCGAGCAGTCGCGTCGGCAGTTGCCGGATATCCTGGACAGCATCAAGGAATACCCGGCGCCCGAGGTCGCCATCATCGGCCATACCGACACCGTGGGCTCGGCGGCACGCAACGCCCAGTTGGCGCGCGACCGCGCCGCGGCGATCCGCGACGTGCTGATCGGCGAAGGGCTCGACCGCAACCTGATCGAGGTCGATTCCCACGGTGAGAGCAACCTGCTGGTGGCGACGCCCAACGACACCGACGAGCCGCGCAACCGCCGCGTCGAGGTGACGGTGCGGTAA
- a CDS encoding serine protease, producing the protein MIVIVASFVSGCVATTSKKAELLQPIAVPTFEEPKPIAFKKIVLRVPRNAPIGSVGAGLACIKHDDYMPRSGRYSLDVERFNDIFREELESANYEVVGDPDELFGDPEINRANYFIAGPIKEIETNICFPQAGYGNFSTASASIYMNIEWQIYDTLRREVVMKIPTEGSAETEEATTNGDSITMDEAFAISVRNLLAQSKFHSLVRHGEVEAPVVAEVSKSSLTLASLALDSGTGFDANHLSQSVGVVRSATGHGTGFMITPRFMLTNQHVVGGAKEVRIIFGDGSEVEGQVVSRNNYRDVALIELVSATRRPLSLRTERLNVGANVYSYGAPLSEDFSGSLRQGIVSAYRIEGGLDYVQSDADVNPGNSGGPLLDEQGNVVGIAVSGIMIGGVVSQGINFFIPIDRALAAFDIAIHNGAPSS; encoded by the coding sequence GTGATTGTCATCGTAGCTTCGTTCGTATCTGGATGCGTAGCAACGACGAGCAAGAAAGCGGAATTGCTGCAGCCAATTGCAGTGCCGACTTTTGAAGAGCCCAAACCGATCGCATTCAAGAAGATCGTTCTCAGAGTACCGCGGAACGCCCCCATTGGCAGCGTCGGTGCAGGCTTGGCGTGCATCAAGCACGACGACTACATGCCTCGCAGCGGACGCTACTCTCTCGACGTAGAGCGCTTCAACGACATCTTCCGCGAGGAGCTTGAAAGCGCAAACTACGAAGTCGTTGGAGATCCCGACGAACTGTTCGGCGACCCGGAGATCAACCGCGCCAACTATTTCATTGCCGGGCCGATCAAAGAAATCGAAACCAACATCTGCTTTCCACAGGCCGGCTATGGCAACTTCAGTACTGCCAGCGCCTCGATCTACATGAACATTGAATGGCAGATTTACGATACCCTTCGCCGCGAGGTCGTCATGAAGATCCCTACGGAAGGGTCCGCGGAAACGGAGGAGGCTACAACCAACGGCGACTCCATCACGATGGACGAAGCTTTTGCGATCTCAGTGCGGAACCTCTTGGCCCAGAGCAAGTTCCATTCCCTCGTCAGGCATGGCGAAGTCGAAGCGCCCGTTGTCGCAGAGGTCAGCAAAAGCTCGCTCACGCTCGCGAGCCTGGCACTTGATTCCGGTACGGGCTTCGATGCGAATCACTTGAGCCAGAGCGTAGGAGTTGTCAGATCCGCGACCGGCCATGGAACGGGCTTCATGATCACTCCCCGGTTCATGCTGACTAACCAGCATGTTGTTGGCGGCGCTAAAGAAGTACGCATCATCTTTGGCGACGGCTCAGAAGTTGAAGGACAGGTAGTCAGCCGCAACAACTATCGGGACGTCGCGCTAATTGAACTTGTTAGCGCGACCCGCAGGCCTCTTTCCCTGCGTACGGAGCGCCTGAACGTTGGGGCTAACGTGTATTCCTATGGGGCACCGCTCAGCGAGGATTTTAGCGGTAGCCTACGGCAGGGAATTGTTAGCGCCTACCGCATCGAGGGCGGCCTGGACTATGTTCAAAGCGACGCAGATGTCAATCCGGGAAACTCTGGGGGGCCGCTTCTCGATGAGCAGGGCAATGTTGTCGGCATCGCAGTCTCAGGAATCATGATTGGGGGAGTTGTCTCCCAGGGAATCAACTTCTTTATCCCAATTGACCGAGCATTGGCCGCCTTCGACATCGCCATCCACAACGGAGCACCATCCTCCTAG
- a CDS encoding MHYT domain-containing protein, giving the protein MPVTYDPAIIALSVVIAVQGGYVSLMLARRLASLGLGPDGWATAGRRKALLAASALALGIGIWAMHFIGMLAVKLPVAVTYDLLWTLVSALVCILVVGLGVFVASFGRLTPKRLAGAGLLMGAGIAMMHYVGMSALRANCIVSYSPALVAASFAVAVAASGLALWLAFSPTHKPHLMAGAACMGLAISGMHYTGMAAAAFLPAEDLVAISAPVLSLDLLAIVVAVTAFVICGLFLLVLLPDGLDRRTGLAEAGLAEDGTAKEETADPEPARAATEENRPSEAPEPAPPPARIPVNGNGATRLLTPQEIYAVHADAHYTYVFDGQETHFCNLSISEIEARLDPQTFLRVHRSHIVNVSHAGALRRVRDQGLLELDSAKRHQVPVSRSRLPKLRAALGL; this is encoded by the coding sequence GTGCCCGTCACCTATGATCCCGCCATCATTGCCCTGTCGGTGGTGATCGCCGTCCAGGGCGGCTACGTCAGCCTGATGCTGGCGCGGCGGCTGGCCAGCCTCGGGCTGGGGCCGGACGGCTGGGCCACGGCCGGGCGACGCAAGGCGCTGCTTGCGGCCTCGGCCCTGGCGCTGGGCATCGGCATCTGGGCCATGCACTTCATCGGCATGTTGGCGGTGAAGCTGCCGGTGGCGGTGACCTACGACCTGCTGTGGACCCTGGTTTCGGCCCTGGTTTGCATCCTGGTGGTCGGCCTCGGCGTTTTCGTCGCCTCCTTCGGGCGCCTGACCCCCAAGCGCCTGGCCGGGGCCGGGCTGCTGATGGGCGCTGGCATCGCCATGATGCACTACGTCGGCATGTCGGCCCTGCGCGCCAACTGCATCGTCAGCTATTCGCCGGCCCTGGTGGCGGCCAGCTTCGCGGTGGCTGTCGCGGCCTCCGGCCTCGCCCTCTGGCTGGCTTTCTCGCCGACCCACAAGCCGCACCTCATGGCCGGCGCCGCCTGCATGGGCCTCGCCATCTCCGGCATGCACTACACCGGTATGGCGGCGGCCGCCTTTCTGCCTGCCGAGGATCTGGTGGCGATCTCGGCACCGGTCCTGAGCCTCGATCTCCTGGCCATCGTGGTGGCGGTCACGGCCTTCGTCATCTGCGGGCTGTTCCTGCTGGTGCTGCTGCCCGATGGGCTGGACCGGAGGACCGGCCTGGCGGAGGCTGGGCTGGCGGAAGATGGGACGGCGAAGGAAGAGACGGCCGATCCGGAGCCGGCGCGCGCCGCCACGGAGGAGAACAGGCCGTCGGAGGCGCCCGAGCCTGCTCCGCCGCCGGCGCGCATCCCGGTGAACGGCAACGGTGCCACCCGCCTGCTGACCCCGCAGGAGATCTACGCGGTTCATGCGGACGCGCACTATACCTACGTCTTCGACGGCCAGGAGACGCATTTCTGCAATCTCTCGATCTCCGAGATCGAAGCCCGCCTCGATCCGCAGACGTTCCTGCGCGTCCACCGCAGCCACATCGTCAACGTGTCCCACGCCGGGGCCCTGAGGCGGGTGCGCGACCAGGGTCTGCTGGAACTGGACTCGGCCAAGCGCCACCAAGTGCCGGTGAGCCGTAGCCGCCTGCCCAAGCTGAGAGCCGCCCTGGGACTCTAG
- a CDS encoding xanthine dehydrogenase family protein subunit M, with the protein MIPGSFSYHSPATVEEAVGLLAELGDDARPLAGGHSLLPMMKLRLAPLEHLVDLRKIDALKGIEEADGALVIGAMTTQADLLASGLVAGHCPIIQETAALIADPQVRYVGTLGGNVANGDPANDMPGVMQCLDASYLLTGKGGSREVKARDFYEGAFFTALQEGEILTAVKVPVPPAGHGYAYEKLKRKIGDYATAAAAVVLTMAGGTCKSASIALTNVGETPLYAAEASAVLVGSSLNKAAVDQAVSLAEGITAPASDGRGPAEYRTKMAGVMLRRAIQRAHERATG; encoded by the coding sequence GTGATTCCGGGATCTTTCAGCTATCACAGCCCCGCGACGGTCGAGGAGGCCGTGGGCCTGCTTGCCGAACTGGGGGACGACGCCCGTCCGCTGGCGGGCGGCCACAGCCTGTTGCCGATGATGAAGCTGCGCCTGGCGCCGCTGGAGCATCTGGTGGACCTGCGCAAGATCGACGCCCTGAAAGGCATCGAGGAGGCGGACGGGGCCCTGGTCATCGGTGCCATGACCACACAGGCCGATTTGCTGGCCTCCGGCCTCGTCGCCGGGCACTGCCCGATCATCCAGGAAACAGCGGCCCTCATCGCCGACCCGCAGGTGCGCTACGTCGGCACCTTGGGCGGCAACGTGGCCAACGGCGACCCGGCCAACGACATGCCGGGCGTCATGCAATGCCTGGACGCCAGCTACCTGCTGACAGGCAAGGGCGGCAGCCGCGAGGTCAAGGCGCGCGACTTCTACGAAGGCGCCTTCTTCACCGCCCTGCAGGAGGGCGAGATCCTGACCGCCGTGAAGGTGCCGGTCCCGCCGGCCGGCCACGGCTATGCCTACGAGAAGCTGAAGCGCAAGATCGGCGACTACGCCACCGCCGCCGCGGCGGTCGTGCTGACCATGGCCGGCGGAACCTGCAAGTCCGCCTCCATCGCGCTGACCAACGTCGGCGAGACGCCGCTCTACGCCGCCGAGGCTTCCGCCGTCCTGGTGGGCAGCAGCCTCAACAAGGCGGCGGTGGACCAGGCTGTGAGCCTGGCCGAGGGGATCACCGCGCCGGCCTCCGACGGCCGCGGGCCCGCCGAGTACCGCACCAAGATGGCGGGCGTGATGCTGCGCCGCGCCATCCAGCGCGCCCACGAACGCGCCACGGGCTGA
- a CDS encoding (2Fe-2S)-binding protein gives MSKTQITLSINGQQVEALVEPRTLLIHFLREQQMLTGAHIGCETTHCGACTVDMDGKSVKSCTILAVQADGADVTTIEGMAAPDGTLHALQEGFAEMHGLQCGFCTPGMIMRAHRLLQENPNPSDTEIRMGISGNLCRCTGYQNIVKAIRYAADKMNAATKEAAE, from the coding sequence ATGTCGAAAACCCAGATTACCCTGAGCATCAACGGCCAGCAGGTGGAAGCGCTGGTCGAGCCGCGCACCCTGCTGATCCATTTCCTGCGCGAGCAGCAGATGCTCACCGGAGCCCACATCGGCTGCGAGACCACACATTGCGGCGCCTGCACCGTGGACATGGACGGCAAGTCGGTGAAGTCCTGCACCATCCTGGCCGTCCAGGCCGACGGCGCCGACGTCACCACGATCGAGGGCATGGCCGCTCCCGACGGCACGCTGCACGCCCTGCAGGAGGGTTTCGCCGAGATGCACGGCCTGCAGTGCGGCTTCTGCACCCCGGGCATGATCATGCGCGCCCACCGCCTGCTGCAGGAGAACCCCAACCCCAGCGATACCGAGATCCGCATGGGCATCTCCGGCAATCTCTGCCGCTGCACCGGCTATCAGAACATCGTCAAGGCGATCCGCTATGCGGCGGACAAGATGAATGCTGCCACGAAGGAGGCTGCGGAATGA
- a CDS encoding aerobic carbon-monoxide dehydrogenase large subunit: protein MSDAPQTTAGEKIEDREANLEGIGCSRKRTEDVRFIQGKGNYVDDVKLPGMLFGDFVRSPYGHARIKSIDTSKALAVPGVKAVLTAADLKPLSLHYMPTLAGDVQAVLAEEKVLFQNQEVAFVVAEDRYIAADAAELVEVDYEELPVLVDPFKSMEPDAPLLREDIKDKTEGAHGARKHYNHIFTWEVGDEEATDAAFETAEVTVSELISYHRVHPSPMETCASIASMDKIKGELTVYGTFQAPHVVRTVAALLSGIPEHKIRVIAPDIGGGFGNKVGVYPGYVCSIVASIVLGLPVKWVEDRIENLSATAFARDYHMTAELAATKDGKITGLRAHVLADHGAFDACADPTKWPAGFFNICTGSYDIPTAHVAVDGVYTNKAPGGVAYRCSFRVTEAAYMVERAMDILAHKLDMDPVELRLKNFIQPQQFPYQSCLGWEYDSGDYPTAMKKAMEKTHYDALRAEQKERREAFARGETRELMGIGVAFFTEIVGAGPTRNCDILGVGMFDSCEIRIHPTGAAIARLGTKSQGQGHETTYAQILATEIGIPADDIMIEEGDTNTAPYGLGTYGSRSTPVAGAAAARVGRKIRDKARKIAAHLLEVGEDDLEFEVDRFRVKGLPEKQKTMKEIAWAAYNNLPEGMEPGLEAVDYYDPPNMTYPFGAYVCVVDIDADTGVTKVRKFYALDDCGTRINPMIIEGQVHGGLTEAFGIAMGQEIKYDEAGNVMGASLMDFFVPTAVETPEWETDFTVTPSPHHPIGAKGVGESPNVGGVPAFSNAVNDAFAHLGVTHIQMPHDHWRTWKVCEKLGLTG from the coding sequence ATGAGTGACGCCCCCCAAACGACCGCTGGCGAGAAGATCGAAGACCGCGAAGCCAACCTCGAGGGCATCGGCTGCTCGCGCAAGCGCACCGAGGACGTCCGCTTCATCCAGGGCAAGGGCAACTACGTCGACGACGTGAAGCTGCCGGGCATGTTGTTCGGCGACTTCGTGCGCTCGCCTTATGGTCACGCCCGCATCAAGTCCATCGATACTTCCAAGGCACTGGCGGTGCCGGGCGTGAAGGCGGTGTTGACCGCCGCCGACCTGAAGCCGCTCAGCCTGCACTACATGCCGACCCTGGCCGGCGACGTGCAGGCGGTGCTGGCCGAGGAGAAAGTGCTGTTCCAGAACCAGGAAGTCGCCTTCGTCGTCGCCGAGGACCGCTACATCGCCGCCGACGCGGCGGAACTGGTCGAGGTCGACTACGAGGAACTGCCGGTACTGGTCGATCCCTTCAAGTCCATGGAGCCCGACGCCCCCCTGCTGCGCGAGGACATCAAGGACAAGACCGAGGGCGCGCACGGCGCGCGCAAGCACTACAACCACATCTTCACCTGGGAAGTCGGTGACGAAGAGGCAACCGACGCGGCTTTCGAAACGGCCGAAGTCACCGTCAGCGAGCTGATCAGCTATCATCGCGTGCATCCCTCGCCGATGGAAACCTGCGCCAGCATCGCCTCCATGGACAAGATCAAAGGAGAGCTCACGGTCTACGGTACGTTCCAGGCGCCCCATGTGGTGCGCACCGTGGCCGCGCTGCTCTCTGGGATCCCCGAGCACAAGATCCGCGTCATTGCGCCGGATATCGGCGGCGGCTTCGGCAACAAGGTCGGCGTCTATCCCGGCTATGTCTGCTCCATCGTCGCCTCCATCGTGCTGGGGCTGCCGGTCAAGTGGGTCGAAGACCGCATCGAGAACCTCTCCGCCACGGCCTTCGCCCGCGACTATCACATGACCGCCGAGCTGGCGGCCACCAAGGACGGCAAGATCACGGGCCTGCGCGCCCACGTGCTGGCCGACCACGGAGCCTTCGACGCCTGCGCCGACCCGACCAAGTGGCCAGCCGGTTTCTTCAACATCTGCACCGGGTCCTACGATATCCCGACGGCGCATGTGGCGGTCGACGGGGTCTACACCAACAAGGCGCCGGGCGGCGTGGCCTACCGCTGCTCCTTCCGGGTGACGGAGGCCGCCTACATGGTCGAGCGGGCCATGGACATCCTGGCGCATAAGCTGGACATGGACCCGGTGGAGCTGCGGTTGAAGAACTTCATCCAGCCGCAGCAGTTCCCCTATCAGTCCTGTCTTGGATGGGAGTACGATAGCGGTGACTATCCTACGGCCATGAAAAAGGCCATGGAGAAGACGCACTACGACGCCCTGCGCGCCGAGCAGAAGGAAAGGCGCGAAGCCTTCGCCCGCGGCGAGACGCGCGAGCTGATGGGCATCGGCGTGGCTTTCTTCACCGAGATCGTCGGCGCCGGACCGACCCGCAATTGCGATATCCTGGGCGTCGGCATGTTCGATTCCTGCGAGATCCGCATTCATCCGACCGGCGCCGCCATCGCCCGTCTGGGCACAAAGAGCCAGGGGCAGGGGCACGAAACGACCTACGCCCAGATCCTGGCGACGGAAATAGGTATCCCTGCCGACGACATCATGATCGAGGAAGGAGATACCAACACCGCGCCTTATGGTCTGGGAACCTACGGGTCTCGCTCGACGCCGGTGGCCGGCGCCGCCGCCGCTCGGGTCGGCCGCAAGATCCGCGACAAGGCCAGGAAGATCGCCGCGCATCTACTGGAAGTGGGTGAGGACGACCTGGAGTTCGAGGTCGACCGCTTCAGGGTCAAGGGCCTGCCGGAGAAGCAGAAGACCATGAAGGAGATTGCCTGGGCGGCTTACAACAACCTGCCGGAAGGCATGGAGCCCGGCCTGGAAGCGGTGGATTACTACGATCCGCCGAACATGACCTATCCCTTCGGTGCCTATGTCTGCGTCGTCGATATCGATGCCGACACCGGTGTGACCAAGGTCCGCAAATTCTATGCCTTGGACGACTGCGGCACGCGGATCAATCCGATGATCATCGAGGGCCAGGTGCATGGTGGTCTGACGGAAGCCTTCGGCATCGCCATGGGCCAGGAGATCAAGTACGACGAAGCCGGCAACGTCATGGGCGCCAGTCTCATGGACTTCTTCGTGCCGACGGCGGTCGAGACGCCGGAATGGGAGACCGATTTCACGGTTACGCCTTCGCCGCATCACCCGATCGGCGCCAAAGGTGTGGGCGAGAGCCCCAACGTGGGCGGCGTGCCGGCTTTCTCCAATGCCGTGAACGATGCCTTTGCGCACCTCGGCGTGACCCATATCCAGATGCCCCACGACCATTGGCGCACCTGGAAAGTCTGCGAGAAGCTGGGCCTGACCGGTTAG
- a CDS encoding MoxR family ATPase, which yields MERNQLADRLADVGYVADGQLAMALWLMESLERPLLLEGAAGVGKTEVAKALAQIHDTRLIRLQCYEGLDANAAIYEWNYQRQLLAIKAREGRGESAEAVEKHIFSEEFLLERPLLAAIREEKPAVLLIDEIDRADEEFEAFLLEILSDYQISIPELGTVTARSIPLVVLTSNGTRELSDALRRRCLYHFVDYPSEDKEVRILTARLPQVDVTLAQQIAAFVAKVRKEDLRKVPGVAETLDWAAALVGLDVRDLAAEPEVVQDTLLCLLKTQEDRLALAPEVTQRLLGKVA from the coding sequence ATGGAGCGCAATCAGTTAGCGGATCGCCTGGCCGATGTCGGCTATGTCGCCGACGGCCAGTTGGCCATGGCGTTATGGCTCATGGAAAGCTTGGAGCGGCCTCTGCTGCTGGAAGGGGCCGCTGGCGTCGGCAAGACCGAAGTCGCCAAGGCCCTGGCGCAGATTCACGACACCCGGCTGATCCGCTTGCAGTGCTATGAGGGCCTGGACGCCAATGCCGCGATCTACGAATGGAACTACCAGCGCCAGCTCCTCGCCATCAAAGCCCGCGAGGGGCGCGGCGAGAGCGCCGAAGCGGTAGAGAAGCACATCTTCTCCGAAGAATTCCTGCTGGAGCGCCCGCTGCTGGCGGCAATCCGCGAGGAAAAGCCGGCGGTGCTGCTGATCGACGAAATCGACCGGGCGGATGAAGAGTTCGAGGCCTTCCTGCTGGAGATCCTCTCCGACTACCAGATCTCCATCCCCGAGCTGGGAACCGTCACGGCACGGTCGATCCCCTTGGTGGTTCTGACCTCCAACGGCACGCGGGAGCTATCCGACGCGCTGCGCCGGCGTTGTCTCTACCACTTCGTCGACTATCCCAGCGAGGACAAGGAGGTGCGCATCCTGACCGCGCGCCTGCCGCAGGTCGACGTGACCTTGGCCCAGCAGATCGCCGCCTTCGTCGCCAAGGTGCGCAAGGAGGACCTGCGCAAGGTGCCGGGCGTTGCCGAGACCCTGGACTGGGCGGCGGCGCTGGTCGGCCTGGACGTGCGCGACCTGGCCGCCGAGCCGGAGGTGGTGCAGGACACGCTGCTGTGTTTGCTGAAGACCCAGGAGGACCGGCTGGCGCTGGCGCCGGAAGTGACCCAGCGGCTGCTCGGCAAGGTGGCTTGA